Proteins found in one Triticum urartu cultivar G1812 chromosome 4, Tu2.1, whole genome shotgun sequence genomic segment:
- the LOC125553533 gene encoding metal transporter Nramp6-like has protein sequence MAADGDPAAGTGPDVEAHALLRASSSDDDEDPEQCAFEPAEKIVVSIAADPDADEEDLFSATGRAPPFSWRKLWLFTGPGFLMSIAFLDPGNLEGDLQAGATAGDTLLWLLLWATAMGLLVQLLAARLGVATGKNLAELCRDEYPDWVRRALWLMAEVSMVSADIQEVIGSAIAIKILSRGFLPIWAGVVITALDCFIFLSIENYGVRKLEALFAVLIAIMAWSFAWMFIETKPSGKDLIVGLLVPKLSSRTLRQAVGIVGCVITPHNVFLHSALVQSRKVDQNKEYQVREALRYYSIESTMALVVPFMINLFVTTVFAKGFYGTEEACTIGLENAGQYLQEKFGGDYFPILSIWGVGLLAAGTSSTITGTYAGQFIMDGFLNWRLKKWMRAMITRSFAIVPTIVVALYFNASESALDVLNEWLNVLQSVQIPFSLIPLITLVSKEQVMGVFKIGLTTQIVTWTVASLPILINGYLLLDFFSSEIRGAVSGSFLCVAVVAYAAFLLYLILRCTDLPNHVFTPVNNKDASFK, from the exons ATGGCCGCCGACGGGGACCCAGCCGCGGGCACCGGCCCCGACGTCGAGGCGCACGCGCTGCTCCGCGCGTCCTCCTCCGACGACGACGAGGACCCCGAGCAGTGCGCCTTCGAGCCGGCCGAGAAGATCGTCGTGTCCATCGCCGCCgaccccgacgccgacgaggaggACCTCTTCTCCGCCACCGGCCGCGCGCCGCCCTTCTCGTGGCGCAAGCTCTGGCTCTTCACGGGGCCCGGGTTCCTGATGAGCATCGCCTTCCTCGACCCGGGCAACCTCGAGGGCGACCTCCAGGCcggcgccaccgccggcgacACGCTGCTCTGGCTGCTTCTCTGGGCCACGGCCATGGGGCTGCTCGTCCAGCTGCTCGCCGCGCGCCTCGGGGTGGCCACCGGGAAGAACCTCGCCGAGCTCTGCCGCGACGAGTACCCGGACTGGGTGCGCCGCGCGCTCTGGCTCATGGCCGAGGTCTCCATGGTCAGCGCCGACATCCAGGAGGTCATCGGGAGCGCCATTGCCATCAAGATCCTCAGCCGCGGATTCCTGCCCATTTGGGCCGGCGTTGTCATCACCGCATTGGACTG CTTTATTTTTCTTTCCATCGAGAACTACGGAGTGAGAAAATTGGAGGCTCTATTTGCAGTTCTGATTGCAATAATGGCCTGGTCCTTCGCATGGATGTTCATAGAAACCAAACCCAGTGGGAAAGACCTAATTGTTG GTCTTCTGGTTCCTAAGCTGAGCTCAAGAACACTAAGGCAAGCAGTAGGGATCGTGGGATGTGTCATCACCCCACACAATGTGTTCCTCCATTCTGCTCTCGTCCAATCAAGAAAAGTAGACCAGAACAAGGAATACCAAGTCCGGGAAGCGCTGAGGTACTACAGCATCGAATCAACCATGGCGCTGGTGGTGCCCTTCATGATAAACCTATTTGTCACGACGGTTTTCGCCAAAGGGTTTTACGGCACCGAAGAAGCGTGCACGATCGGGCTCGAAAACGCCGGACAGTATCTCCAAGAAAAGTTTGGGGGAGATTACTTCCCCATCCTCTCCATTTGGGGGGTCGGCCTGTTGGCCGCCGGCACGAGCAGCACCATAACCGGAACCTATGCCGGACAGTTCATAATGGATGGGTTCCTCAACTGGCGGCTGAAGAAATGGATGAGGGCGATGATCACCCGAAGCTTTGCGATCGTGCCAACGATCGTTGTTGCGCTGTACTTCAACGCGTCTGAATCAGCGCTGGATGTTCTGAACGAGTGGCTCAACGTCCTCCAGTCAGTTCAGATCCCTTTCTCGCTCATACCGCTGATAACGTTGGTGTCCAAGGAGCAGGTCATGGGGGTGTTCAAGATAGGTCTAACAACACAG ATTGTGACCTGGACGGTTGCGTCGTTGCCGATCCTGATCAACGGCTATCTCTTGTTGGATTTCTTCTCGTCGGAAATTAGGGGCGCGGTGTCGGGCTCGTTTCTCTGCGTGGCTGTGGTTGCTTATGCCGCGTTCCTACTCTATCTCATCCTCCGGTGCACGGACCTGCCTAACCATGTATTTACACCAGTAAACAACAAGGATGCTAGCTTCAAATGA